From Lolium perenne isolate Kyuss_39 chromosome 5, Kyuss_2.0, whole genome shotgun sequence, a single genomic window includes:
- the LOC127298487 gene encoding uncharacterized protein — MPSTLKRPSLGRLLASLRPPPSRAGSPSNFPVQTGFPTSLADLVVKNHGRLRKPRKQRRPTAALVPPPSPPPVALTVAADEFSLSPPPQPLSPVAVQRLDSAPRSPEGGAVFRLRPELLVLGGTVALALLALWSEGTVAAFTVAALSLLWIESASRRRRRLPAAEADATLDSCGRGVASPIREVEEAPRSSSCSDSDKGAEDTERSALVAGGGDDSTTPKRKGKRSLRKLISKKLQKKPKSKDLSISYNCEAEQPDAAAGDDIEPATPEAPSPSGEQTPSESSIEWSSSSSEAAVTVVDGRGAGRFPLAAFVPVILTGLAVGKLPATALSVLCIVFSSAVQRLT; from the coding sequence ATGCCCAGCACCCTGAAGCGCCCCTCCCTCGGCCGCCTGCTCGCCTCCCTCCGCCCGCCGCCGTCCCGCGCGGGCTCGCCGTCGAACTTCCCAGTCCAGACCGGCTTCCCCACATCCCTCGCCGACCTCGTCGTCAAGAACCATGGCCGCCTCAGGAAgccccggaagcagcgccgacccaCCGCCGCTCTAGTGCCGCCTCCGTCTCCGCCTCCAGTGGCGCTCACGGTGGCTGCCGATGAGTTTTCTCTGTCGCCGCCGCCCCAGCCTCTCTCGCCGGTGGCGGTGCAGCGGCTGGACTCGGCGCCCCGGTCGCCGGAAGGCGGCGCCGTTTTCCGGCTCCGCCCGGAGCTCCTCGTGCTGGGCGGCACCGTCGCGCTGGCACTCCTCGCGCTGTGGAGCGAGGGGACGGTCGCGGCGTTCACCGTCGCCGCGCTGTCGCTGCTCTGGATCGAGTCCGCctcccgccggcgccggcggctgcCAGCAGCGGAGGCCGACGCGACGCTGGATTCTTGCGGCCGTGGCGTCGCCTCCCCGATTCGGGAGGTGGAGGAAGCGCCCAGGTCTAGCAGCTGCTCCGATTCCGACAAGGGGGCCGAGGACACCGAAAGGAGCGCGCTTgtggccggcggcggcgacgattcCACCACCCCGAAGCGCAAGGGGAAGAGGTCGCTGAGGAAACTGATCTCCAAGAAGCTGCAGAAGAAGCCGAAGTCGaaggatttgtcgatctcttacaACTGTGAGGCGGAGCAGCCCGACGCTGCCGCCGGCGACGACATCGAGCCAGCGACGCCCGAGGCTCCAAGCCCTTCCGGCGAGCAGACGCCGTCAGAATCGAGCATAGaatggtcgtcgtcgtcgtcagaaGCAGCGGTGACTGTGGTGGATGGACGAGGGGCCGGCAGATTCCCCCTCGCGGCGTTCGTCCCGGTGATCCTGACAGGCCTCGCCGTCGGGAAGCTCCCGGCGACGGCGCTTTCCGTGCTCTGCATAGTGTTCTCCAGTGCCGTCCAGCGACTGACGTAG